A DNA window from Taeniopygia guttata chromosome 8, bTaeGut7.mat, whole genome shotgun sequence contains the following coding sequences:
- the FUBP1 gene encoding far upstream element-binding protein 1 isoform X2 — MADYSTVPPPAAGAPGGGGGGAGGVNDAFKDALQRARQIAAKIGGDAGTAMNSNDYGYGGQKRPLEDGDGSWTSPSSTTHWEGMPSPFKDQPDAKKVAPQNDSFGNQLPPMHQQQRSVMTEEYKVPDGMVGFIIGRGGEQISRIQQESGCKIQIAPDSGGLPERSCMLTGTPESVQSAKRLLDQIVEKGRPAPGFHHGDGPGNAVQEIMIPASKAGLVIGKGGETIKQLQERAGVKMVMIQDGPQNTGADKPLRITGDPYKVQQAKEMVLELIRDQGGFREVRNEYGSRIGGNEGIDVPIPRFAVGIVIGRNGEMIKKIQNDAGVRIQFKPDDGTTPDRIAQITGPPDRCQHAAEIITDLLRSVQAGNPGGPGPGGRGRGRGQGNWNMGPPGGLQEFNFIVPTGKTGLIIGKGGETIKSISQQSGARIELQRNPPPNADPNMKMFTIRGTPQQIDYARQLIEEKIGGPVNPLGPPVPHGPHGVVPGPHGPPGPPGPGAPMGPYNPAPYNPGPPGPAPHGPPAPYAPQGWGNAYPHWQPPNPPDPGKPGTDPNSAAWAAYYAHYYQQQAQPPPAAPPGGPATTQTNGQGDQPNPAPAGQVDYTKAWEEYYKKMGQAVPAPAGAPPGGQPDYSAAWAEYYRQQAAYYAQTSPQGMPQHPPAPQCLPRPSTLGSAAKKQQC; from the exons ATGGCTCTTGGACAAGTCCGAGCAGTACAACACACTGGGAGGGAATGCCCTCTCCTTTTAAAG ATCAACCAGATGCTAAGAAAGTTGCTCCCCAGAATGACt CTTTTGGAAATCAGCTACCACCGATGCATCAGCAGCAAAG GTCTGTGATGACAGAGGAGTACAAAGTTCCAGATGGGATGGTTGGATTCA TAATTGGCAGAGGTGGAGAGCAGATCTCACGCATACAGCAGGAGTCTGGCTGTAAAATACAGATTGCACCTG ATAGTGGAGGCCTGCCTGAAAGATCATGTATGCTAACTGGAACACCAGAGTCTGTTCA gtCAGCAAAAAGATTGCTTGATCAAATAGTTGAAAAGGGAAGACCTGCACCTGGATTTCATCATGGTGACGGACCTGGAAATGCAGTCCAGGAAATTATGATTCCAGCAAGTAAAGCAGGATTAGTTATTGGGAAAGGTGGAGAGACAATTAAACAATTACAG GAGCGGGCAGGTGTCAAAATGGTCATGATTCAAGATGGTCCACAGAACACTGGTGCAGACAAGCCCCTTAGGATAACTGGAGATCCTTATAAAGTTCAG CAAGCCAAGGAAATGGTGCTGGAGTTAATTCGTGATCAAGGTGGCTTTAGAGAGGTGCGCAACGAATATGGGTCAAGAATAGGAGGAAATGAAGGGATAGAC gttcCAATACCACGATTTGCTGTAGGTATTGTAATTGGAAGAAATGGAGAGATGATTAAAAAGATCCAGAATGATGCTGGTGTTAGGATCCAGTTCAAGCCAG ATGATGGAACAACTCCAGATAGAATAGCCCAGATCACAGGGCCTCCTGATAGATGTCAGCATGCTGCAGAAATTATTACAGATCTCCTTCGCAGTGTTCAG GCTGGTAACCCTGGTGGGCCGGGACCTGGTGGTCGAGGAAGGGGTAGAGGCCAAGGCAACTGGAACATGGGGCCTCCTGGTGGATTACAGGAATTCAATTTTATTGTCCCTACTGGCAAAACTGGATTAATCATTGGAAAAG GTGGTGAAACTATTAAAAGTATAAGCCAACAATCTGGTGCTAGGATAGAACTTCAGAGAAATCCTCCACCTAATGCAGATCCAAACATGAAGATGTTTACTATCCGTGGAACACCCCAGCAAATAGATTATGCACGACAACTTATAGAAGAAAAGATTGGA GGTCCAGTGAATCCATTGGGTCCACCTGTTCCCCATGGTCCTCATGGTGTTGTTCCTGGCCCGCATGGACCTCCTGGGCCACCAGGTCCTGGTGCTCCCATGGGACCATATAATCCAGCTCCTTATAACCCAGGCCCTCCTGGTCCTGCACCTCA TGGTCCTCCAGCTCCATATGCtccacagggatggggaaatgCTTATCCACACTGGCAGCCACCAAACCCACCAGACCCAG GTAAGCCAGGAACAGATCCCAATTCAGCAGCGTGGGCAGCTTATTATGCTCACTATTATCAGCAGCAAGCACAGCCaccacctgcagcccctcctggtgGACCAGCTACAACGCAAACCAATGGACAAG gAGATCAGCCAAATCCAGCACCAGCGGGGCAGGTTGACTATACCAAGGCCTGGGAGGAGTACTACAAAAAAATGG GTCAAGCTGTTCCTgcccctgctggggctcctccGGGCGGGCAGCCAGATTACAGCGCAGCGTGGGCTGAGTACTACAGGCAGCAGGCAGCGTACTATGCTCAGACAAGTCCACAGGGAATGCCACAGCATCCTCCAGCACCACAG TGCCTTCCCAGACCTTCCACCTTAGGTTCTGCTGCAAAAAAGCAACAG TGCTGA